The bacterium region ACTGCTCCAGGCTGGATACCTGGAAGAGTGGCACCACTTTGCGACGCTCAGCGGCTCGCCGCAGGGCGGAATCGTGAGCCCCATCCTCGCCAATATCTACCTGGACCGGCTCGACCAGTTTATCGAAACGGAACTCCTGCCCGCCTACAACCGCGGAGGCAAACGGAAGACATTCGCTCCCTATATGCGGACGTGGCGCTCCATGAGAAGCGCGGAACGAGAAGGACGCGACGACCAGGCGCGTGCGCTGCGACGCGAGTTGCAGCACCTGCCCTCGCGCGACCCGAACGACCCGCGCCATCGCAGGCTGCGCTACTGCCGCTACGCGGACGACTGGATTCTGGGATTCTGCGGGCCCAGGCGGGAAGCCGAAGAGATCAAGGACAGGATACGGACGTTCCTGCGCGATCACCTCAAGCTCGAACTGTCCGAGCCGAAAACCTTGATCACCCACGGGCGGACGCAATCCGCTCGTTTCCTCGGCTACGACATCGCGGTCCTCGCCGACGACCACAAGCACGACAAGCGCGGGCACCGGTCGATCAACGGCCGGATCGGGCTGAAAGTGCCGGTCGAGGTCTTGCGTGGCACATGCGAGCCCTACCTGAGCGGCGGTAAGCCCGCGCCCCGGCTGGAACGCACCGGCGACACAGATTTCAACATCGTCGCCCGCTACCAGGCGGAGTACCGGGGAATCGTCGAGTACTACCAGCTGGCCTACAACCGCCACCGCTTCACCCGCCTGAAGTACATCACGGAACGGTCGCTGACCAAGACGCTGGGACATAAGAACCAGATCAGCGTCACCAAGGTCTACCGCCGGTACCGTGCCACGCTTCAGACTGCCCAAGGCCCCCGCAAGGTGCTGCGGGTGAGGGTCGAACGCGAGGGCGGCCGCAAACCGCTGGAAGCCATCTGGGGCGGGATCTCCCTGGCGCACAAGAGATTCGGTGTCGGTGTCACCCTCAACGACGATCCT contains the following coding sequences:
- a CDS encoding reverse transcriptase domain-containing protein, giving the protein MQSAEALLEIIHERGKRGLPLVRLYRCLFNPELYLRAYGKIYRNDGALTPGTTAETVDGMSLAKIQAIIEALRDERYRWTPARRVYINKKGSAKKRPLGLPSWSDKLLQEVIRSLLEAYYEPQFSARSHGFRPRRGCHTALQEIQRGWAGTVWFVEGDISQCFDRLDHAIMHGILAEKIHDNRFLRLIDGLLQAGYLEEWHHFATLSGSPQGGIVSPILANIYLDRLDQFIETELLPAYNRGGKRKTFAPYMRTWRSMRSAEREGRDDQARALRRELQHLPSRDPNDPRHRRLRYCRYADDWILGFCGPRREAEEIKDRIRTFLRDHLKLELSEPKTLITHGRTQSARFLGYDIAVLADDHKHDKRGHRSINGRIGLKVPVEVLRGTCEPYLSGGKPAPRLERTGDTDFNIVARYQAEYRGIVEYYQLAYNRHRFTRLKYITERSLTKTLGHKNQISVTKVYRRYRATLQTAQGPRKVLRVRVEREGGRKPLEAIWGGISLAHKRFGVGVTLNDDPAVFRKGQRSELVRRLLAGSCELCGSRDGVSAHHIRRLADLPDTAEGGSSPWAEQMAKRRRKSLIVCLACHESIHISRSTRHDPRNKALESRVR